The Thermovenabulum gondwanense sequence CTTCTAACATCCTTTTTGCATCTTCAGGAGAAAATACATCCCCATTTCCTATGACCGGTATTTTTACCGCTTCCTTTACCCTTCGTATTATATCCCAGTCAGCTTTACCGCTGTAAAGCTGTTCTTTAGTCCTTCCGTGGATAATTATTGCCGAGGCTCCGCTCTCTTCGGCCATTTTCGAAAACTCTACCGCATTAATAGTGTTACTATCCCATCCTTTTCGAATTTTAATGCTTACGGGTTTTCTTGTGGAGCTCACACAGGACTTTATAATTGCCGAAGCCAGCGCTTCATCCAGCATCAAAGCACATCCATCTTTATTTTTTACAATTTTCGGTGCAGGGCATCCCATGTTAATATTTATAAAATCAAAGGGGATATTTTTAATTTTTCTTATTGCTTCAGAAAATATAAAAGGATCGCTTCCAAAGAGCTGAACCCCGACGGGATGTTCATCCTCTTTAATCTCTAAAAGTTTAAAGGTTTTTGAGTCGTCGTATATTATCCCCCTTGAACTAACCATTTCGGTTATTAGTACATCGGCTCCAAAAAACTTGCATATTCTTCTAAAGGGTTGATCCGTGAAACCTGCCATAGGAGCTAAAAAAAGGGGAATGCTACTGCCGGTTTTTTTCATAAATTATTCTCAATCCTTCCAGTGTAAGCATTCCGTCTACCAGGTCTATTGTTTTTGTCTCTGAAGCTATCAGAGATGCTAATCCCCCTGTAGCAATAACTTTTATTCCCGGTTCCCCCATTTCGTCC is a genomic window containing:
- the dusB gene encoding tRNA dihydrouridine synthase DusB → MKKTGSSIPLFLAPMAGFTDQPFRRICKFFGADVLITEMVSSRGIIYDDSKTFKLLEIKEDEHPVGVQLFGSDPFIFSEAIRKIKNIPFDFININMGCPAPKIVKNKDGCALMLDEALASAIIKSCVSSTRKPVSIKIRKGWDSNTINAVEFSKMAEESGASAIIIHGRTKEQLYSGKADWDIIRRVKEAVKIPVIGNGDVFSPEDAKRMLEETGCDGIMIGRGALGTPWIFKQIKEYFKSGEKIAPLSLLEKKEIIFWHMKLSVEFYGEKTGIMEFKKHIAWYLKGLYNSTKVKTKILSLKSRAEIEEELKDYFDFLIRG